Genomic window ([Eubacterium] hominis):
TTGTATGATAGTAGGGCAAATGTGCCATGCAGTCGTGGTGGAATGGCAGACACGCTACTTTGAGGGGGTAGTGAGAGTAATCTCGTGCGGGTTCAAGTCCCGCCGGCTGCACCAATAGAAAAATTTCGTCCCATTTTAGGGACTTTTTTCTTTTTTACGAGTATAATGAAGTTAGGAAAGCAAAGGTGAAAGGTATGAAAAAAATCATAATGCTGTGTTGTTTATTACTGCTTGTATGTGGCTGTCAGAAAACTGAAGAAAAGAAAGTGGAAAAAGAAACGCCAACTACGGATACAACAGCTCCAAAGGAGAATACTTCCTTGAAGCTGGATGAAGCCAAGGACTATGTGTATGTTGCATCATCTGTAGAGGCAAAATTATCAGATGAACAAAAGCCTTACTTTGAAAAGCGCGATAAAGCAATCGATACGCTGGTGGTAAATATCAATAGTGAGGATGCTAAAAAGGTGAGTCAGGAACTAGAAAAAAGCGCAAAATCTTTACAGGAGGAAATGAGCATTGGGGATGATGGCTATGTAGCTCGTTTTACTTCATTAAGTGGAGGCGCAATGGTAAGTGATTCATATATTTCTATTCTGGTAAAACGTCAGCCTTTCATATGGCAGTCAGAAGGCGTTTCTCCAACCTATCAGGTGTATGTATTTAAAAAAGATGATGGAACGTTAATATCTCAAGAGGATATGCTGAAGGAATTGCATTTAAGTGATGAGGATGTTGTGAATAAATTAAAAGCTATCTATGAAGAAAATAATTATGAAATCTGTGGTACAGAAATGGCAGAATGCTATTATGAACCTGAAATTTTTAGAAATGATGAACATATGCCGGATACTGCAATGTATGTAAATGATAATAATGATCTTGTTGTATATGTAAGAAAAAGTTTTGGGTTAGGATACACATGGGAACCTGTAATTATTGGATTGTCTTAAAATCATATACTTTTTCTATCTTATGATTATGAATTATGGTATCATAGTAAACAATATCATGAGAAAGGGAGTGAGATAGATGATATTAGAAACAAAACGTTTAATATTACGGCCATGGGAAGAAAGTGACGCACAGGATTTATATCAATACGCAAAAGATCCAAAAGTTGGTCCTGCGGCAGGATGGCCGGTGCATACGAGTGTGGAAAACAGTAGAGAAATCATAAAAACGGCACTATCTGCGCCAGATACGTATGCCGTTGTCTTGAAAGAAAGTGGAAAAGCAGTTGGAAGCATCGGTTTGATGAGAAAAGAAAACAGTAATTTGAGCATTGAGGATCATGAAGGCGAAATTGGTTATTGGATTGGTGTTCCTTATTGGGGAATGGGGCTGATACCGGAAGCCGTTAGAAAAATGCAGGAATATGCGTTTGAAGAAGTTCATATGCATACACTGTGGTGTGCTTATTATGATGGAAATGAAAAATCACGACGGGTTATGGAAAAATGTGGATTTACATATCACCACAGCGTGGAGAATGTTTCTTGTCCATTGATTCATGAGGTAAGAACTGAGCATGTGATGTGCTTACGTAAAGAAGACTGGTTGAAAAGAGCTTAATTTTAAGCTCTTTTCTTATCAAAAAAATATAGGTTTATTATATTTTTGGAAAAGGGACTAGACGAACATCAAAAAATGTTGTATTATTATAAAGCACAAAAACTTGCAGAAGTGGTGGAACGGCAGACACGCTGTCTTCAGGCGGCAGTGGGAGCAATCCCGTGAGAGTTCAAATCTCTTCTTCTGCACCAGGTTACGTGTTGAGCGCTCTATATCAGCGCTTTTTTTTATGTGAAAGAGGGCAGAAGAAGAGATGCGTTCCCACTGCATGAATATAAAACAAAGACCTTGATTTCAAGGTCTTTATGCATCTATAAAGCTTTTTAATTTGTTGATGATATTGCATAATAGCATTTGTGCTTTGGATAAGGCGTTTTGATCTGCTTGTACATGGGCAGTGAAAGTACAAATATCTTTATATGTTGAAATGGATAATTGAAAAGATGGATAGGTACGCAGCGCAGTAATCACATATGCATCCATGATTTTACAATCATCAAGGCGCATTTGCGTATCATCTAATATACCAAGATTGGTGTAGGATATCGTGGGATTGTGGAAAACTTTACACGCAAGAAGTCGTATCCAGGATAGTGGCAAAAGGTGATAAAAGGTATGATACCATTTGATTTCTTTTAAACTGCTGTTTCGCAAACGTTCTTCTTTCATTTGGATGTGTATTTCCTGAAGGATCTCCATCCAGTTTTTATGCGCAATATCATGAATGGTAATTGCATAATCACCAGTAAAATTCGTGATACTTGTATCAGGACAATGTAATAAAAAAGGTCGTAGATTGACAGGGCATGGTATCGTAATAGATGATTGATGATATAAATCATAAAGTGCTAGCAGATAGGCACACATGCAGACATCATTAATTGTGACCTGATGATTGTTTACGATATGTTGAATTTCTGCGATTGGAATTTTTTGAGTAAGAATACGCTCATGTGTATTCATTATCTATGATATTTAGTTTTATCGGCACAGCCTTTGGCTTTTTATGTATAGGCTTTTTGGTCTTTATGAAAGAAAGTGAGGATAGATTTCGCTCATTTTGAACCGTAATAGAATCCTTATTGTAAAAGTGACATAAAAGATATAAGAGCTGCATAGCACCATTTCCATCACATAAAACATGACTGCATCCTATACGCAAATCATCATAACCTTGCGCATGTTGAATCTGAATCTGTAACTGGGGGTGTTTGGTAATATCCCATGAAGAAAAATCGAAGTCGTCTACTTCATCAATGATGGTATAAGATGTTAAGGGAAGCCATGCATGTGATGATTCATCATATCGGCATGCCCATTGTGGCATGAAATCAATACATTGTGAAACAGCCTGTGATAATTTGTTGATACATATGCATGGTTGTATACGCAATTGAAAATATAACACAGGTTGTCTTATGGATAAATCTAATGCTTCTAATAAATCTAGTTCTAATGCTGGATACATTTTATCACACCTTTTTTTACATGATAGCATGTTTTGGAAAAGAAAAAAAGCTGACAATGAAGTCAGCCTAGATATCTAAATCTTTATAGAAAGAGCGAAGATGTGCACAAGATGCCTTAAATTCAGTCATTTCCTGTTCATTCAAACGTAATTCCACAATTTCTTTTGCGCCACTGCGATCCATGATGGTAGGAACGCTGATATATAAATCAGTTTCTCCATATTCTCCATTCAATAATGTGGATACAGGCAGAATCTTGTTTTCATTATATAAAATGGTTTTGATAATACCAACCGTTGATGCCGCAATGCCATAACATGTATTGCCTTTACGATTAAAGATTTCCCACCCACCTTTGATGGTTGCTTCTTTAATTTCATCATAAGGATGTTTTCCAATACGATCTTCATTGTCATGCACAACACTATAAATATCCTTACCGCCAATGGTTATCGTACTCCATGGAATCATTTCACTATCTCCATGTTCTCCAATTACAAGGGCATTCACACTTCTAGGATCTACATCAATACGTTTAGCGATATTACATTTTAAACGTGCAGTATCTAATGTAGTACCACTTCCAATTACTTGATTAGCTGGCAGCCCACTTAATTTATAAGCATAATAACTCATGATATCCACAGGATTGCTGACAACGATCAAATGCCCATCAAATCCGGTTTTCATAATACTTCCTACAATAGATTTCATGATTTTCTTTGAAGAATCCAACATAATCAAACGATCATTTTTATCTTTTGGCATAGGTGCACTGGCTGTAATGACGATAATGTTTGCATCTTTACAATCATCATATGTACCAGCATGTACACTTACATTACGATGCATGTATTCCATGCAATGTGTTAAGTCTAATACTTCTCCTACAACTTTTTCTTCATTTAAATCGATTAATGCGATTTCATCACAGATTCCCTGATTTACAAGGCAGAATGCAGTACTGACACCAACGTTGCCAGCACCGATGATCACAACTTTACTTTTCTTGATATTCATTAATATACACTCCTTATACTTCCTAGTATGGCCTAAAACCTTTACAAGTATAGCAGTAGATATGGTTTTCTGTAAAGAAAAAAAGTAGGTTTCCCTACTTTCTAAATAAATGATTTCTTTTCTTTGCGAACAAGACACATGACGCCTGCACACATCAATAAGATAAAGCTGATGATATTGATGATGTTGGAAAATATAATGATAATTGCCGTTACAATCATGATAATGCCGCAGATTTTAGGGTTTTTATCTGTATTCAGTGCTGCGAAAGCTGAAATAATTGATGCGATAAAGGCAGGAATATACATCATATACATCGCTTGAATATCGCTGCTTGTGAAATGGATACCGATTTCATCATATTTACCAGGCTCCAATGTGATCTGAATGCATAAATACAAAGTAAAACCTATCAATGCTGCCGCAAGCAGGGCACCAATCAGGCCTAAAATCCTTTCTTTTTTTCTGTTGAACATGCCATCACTCCTCAATCCATATGAACAAATTATACGCTATTTTGAAAGAATTGCCAATCGTTATTTTTTATCATTATTTTCAATGGGATAAAATCGTGTTACAATAAGAGGGAAAAGACAACAAAAGCTGAAAATAGCTGGAAATAAAGAGATGATGCTATGAAGAAAATATATCGACATGTAAAATTTTATATCAAAACATCCTTAAAAAGCATACGCCGTCATATTGGCATGACTTTATCAGCTGCCATGGCAGTTTCTATTACACTGATTTTGATTTCGATGTTTATGCTGATTGGGGATAATTTAAAAACATTTACCTATCACATTGAAAAGCAATTAACGATTCGTGTCAGTATTGATAATGTTGCGACCCAAAAAGAAAAAGAGGCCTTAATGGCAGATATCAAAAAGATGGATGGTGTAAAAAAAGTTACCTTTAGCAGTGGAAAAAAAGAATTGGAAGAGTATAAGAAAGAATATAAAGATTCCAATCATTTGTTTGATATGTATGATGGGAAAAGCAGTCCTATTCGTGATGCACTTATTGTAGATATGGAAAATGCCAATCAAATCGATGCCGCATGTAAAGAAATATCCACAAAGAAGAATGTAATTTCAGCGGATTATGGAGGAGATCATACAGATGAGATGATTTCTGTATTTGCTTCTATTCGATCTGGTAGTATGATTTTTATCGTATTTTTGGTATTGATTGCGGCTTTACTAATTGGCAATAAGATCAAAATGAGTATTTATACAAGAAGAGAAGAAATTGCCGTGATGCGTAATGTGGGTGCCAGCAACTGGTTTATCAAAGCACCAATGATGCTGGAAGGTATGTTGATTGGATTTTTTGGTTCTATCATACCTGTCGTATTAACGATATTTGGATATCAATATTTATATCAGGTGTTCCATGGTGTATTTTTAAGCGATATGTTTCAATTACAGGCGGTATATCCTATGACAATTCAGATATCTTTGATATTGATAGGCATAGGTATGGTCGTTGGACTTGTGGGAAGTTTTTTATCCACAACAAAATATCTACGTTGGAAACGTTAGGAGGGTTGTTGTATGAGAAAAAGTGTCATGATTTCATGTGTAGCGTTGGCGATGATATTATCACAATCATACCCATTACAGGCGGAAAGCTTTGAGGGCAAAGAAGATGAAATGAATAAGCGATGTTCTGCAATCTATGATGAAAAAACCCAAAGCGAATGTTCGGCATATAAAGATTATCTGGTGAATAAAAAGAGTGATGCGGATAAGCGTGTTAAAGAACTGTCAAAACAAATTGCGGCAGTTGAAGGGGATATCACAAAATTAGGTTCTGTGATTGAACAAAATAATGCAGAATTAGCATCTGCGCAAAAAGTATTGGACAGTATTGAAAGCTCTGTGCAACAGACCAATGCATCCATTGAGAAATTAAAGGTACAGATCAAAGAAAAAGAGGATAGTATCAAAGAGCGTGACCAGTTAATGAAGGCACGTTTAGTAGAAATGCAGCCATATGTCGGCAGTAATAACTTTATTGATTTCCTTATGGGCGCCTCAAGCTTTACGGATCTTTTAAGAAGAACAAGCATAGTTGGCGAATTAAACAGTTATGAACAGGAACAGATTGAATTATTAAATAAAGAAAAGAAAGAGCTGAAATTGAAACAGGATGATGTGACTTTAAAAAAAGAATTATTAGAGGCACAGAAAAAAGATGCGAAAGCACAAAAGGAAGAAGTATCCGCAATCAAAGAGGCGAATGAAAAGCTGATGTCAGTTTATCGTAAACAACAAG
Coding sequences:
- a CDS encoding GNAT family N-acetyltransferase, encoding MILETKRLILRPWEESDAQDLYQYAKDPKVGPAAGWPVHTSVENSREIIKTALSAPDTYAVVLKESGKAVGSIGLMRKENSNLSIEDHEGEIGYWIGVPYWGMGLIPEAVRKMQEYAFEEVHMHTLWCAYYDGNEKSRRVMEKCGFTYHHSVENVSCPLIHEVRTEHVMCLRKEDWLKRA
- a CDS encoding L-lactate dehydrogenase, translating into MNIKKSKVVIIGAGNVGVSTAFCLVNQGICDEIALIDLNEEKVVGEVLDLTHCMEYMHRNVSVHAGTYDDCKDANIIVITASAPMPKDKNDRLIMLDSSKKIMKSIVGSIMKTGFDGHLIVVSNPVDIMSYYAYKLSGLPANQVIGSGTTLDTARLKCNIAKRIDVDPRSVNALVIGEHGDSEMIPWSTITIGGKDIYSVVHDNEDRIGKHPYDEIKEATIKGGWEIFNRKGNTCYGIAASTVGIIKTILYNENKILPVSTLLNGEYGETDLYISVPTIMDRSGAKEIVELRLNEQEMTEFKASCAHLRSFYKDLDI
- a CDS encoding DUF4064 domain-containing protein, which gives rise to MFNRKKERILGLIGALLAAALIGFTLYLCIQITLEPGKYDEIGIHFTSSDIQAMYMMYIPAFIASIISAFAALNTDKNPKICGIIMIVTAIIIIFSNIINIISFILLMCAGVMCLVRKEKKSFI
- a CDS encoding ABC transporter permease, with product MKKIYRHVKFYIKTSLKSIRRHIGMTLSAAMAVSITLILISMFMLIGDNLKTFTYHIEKQLTIRVSIDNVATQKEKEALMADIKKMDGVKKVTFSSGKKELEEYKKEYKDSNHLFDMYDGKSSPIRDALIVDMENANQIDAACKEISTKKNVISADYGGDHTDEMISVFASIRSGSMIFIVFLVLIAALLIGNKIKMSIYTRREEIAVMRNVGASNWFIKAPMMLEGMLIGFFGSIIPVVLTIFGYQYLYQVFHGVFLSDMFQLQAVYPMTIQISLILIGIGMVVGLVGSFLSTTKYLRWKR